Within the Acidipropionibacterium acidipropionici genome, the region TCCCCAGATCATCCGGCCGTGGTCGGGCCGGATGTAGGCATCGGGGGCGTGGTCGTGGATGGCGCGCATGATGGCGTACATGTCCAGGGAGCCGTCCGCCGACAGGTGGGCGGCCTCCTGGAAGTGACGGTGCCCCAGGTGGCGGACGTTGCGGCAGTGGGCGGCGGCCACCCGCCCCTTGTCGCCGAACCGGGTGAGGATCGCCGGGACGTCGTTGGCGGGGTCGGATCCCAGCGATCCGGTGCACACGCACAGGGAGTTCGCGGGGCTGTCGACCATCTCGACGATGGCGTCCAGATCCTCCATGGAGTGGCAGACCCGCGGCAGCCCGAACAGCGGCCAGGCCGGGTCGTCTGGATGGACGGCCAGCCGGATCCCGACCCTCTCGGCGGTCGGCACGACGCCGCGCAGGAAGTAGGCGTAGTTCTCCCGCATCGCCTCCACGTCGAT harbors:
- the uxuA gene encoding mannonate dehydratase → MKMTFRWYGSDDDPIPLQYIRQIPGVTGIMGAMDRFPAGQVWPQDDIAAYVDEVHAAGLECEVIESVNVHEDIKLGRDTRDTYIANYCRTLENSQFSLPGWEPERLAQLDEVMEAYSTIDVEAMRENYAYFLRGVVPTAERVGIRLAVHPDDPAWPLFGLPRVCHSMEDLDAIVEMVDSPANSLCVCTGSLGSDPANDVPAILTRFGDKGRVAAAHCRNVRHLGHRHFQEAAHLSADGSLDMYAIMRAIHDHAPDAYIRPDHGRMIWGETGRPGYPLYDRALGITYLNGLWEAIDKATR